The following are encoded in a window of Peromyscus maniculatus bairdii isolate BWxNUB_F1_BW_parent chromosome X, HU_Pman_BW_mat_3.1, whole genome shotgun sequence genomic DNA:
- the LOC102926290 gene encoding polyadenylate-binding protein 1-like 2, which yields MDEELAAALAAEEEEAAAGASDRRPDFPTASLYVGDLHPDVTESMLYEKFSPAGPIVSIRICRDKITRRSLGYAYVNYQEELDAKRALETLNFDVINGRPVRIMWSQRDPSLRKSGVGNVFIKNLGKTIDNKALYNIFSAFGNILSCKVACDEKGPKGYGFVHFQKQESAERAIDALNGMFLNYRKIFVGRFKSHKEREAEREEAWARQSTSADFRAFDDDSDDEATFR from the coding sequence ATGGATGAGGAGCTGGCGGCGGCCTTggctgcagaagaggaagaggcggCGGCAGGGGCCTCCGACAGACGCCCAGACTTTCCCACGGCCTCGCTCTACGTGGGCGACCTGCACCCCGACGTGACCGAGTCCATGCTGTACGAGAAGTTCAGCCCCGCCGGGCCCATCGTGTCCATCCGCATTTGCAGGGACAAGATCACCCGGCGCTCCCTGGGCTACGCATATGTCAACTACCAGGAAGAGCTGGATGCCAAGCGGGCCCTGGAGACCCTGAACTTTGACGTTATCAATGGCAGGCCGGTGCGCATCATGTGGTCCCAGAGGGACCCGTCGCTCCGCAAGAGCGGGGTGGGCAACGTCTTCATCAAGAACTTGGGCAAGACCATCGACAACAAGGCGCTGTACAACATCTTCTCGGCCTTTGGCAACATCCTGTCCTGCAAGGTGGCCTGTGACGAGAAGGGGCCCAAGGGCTACGGGTTCGTGCACTTCCAGAAGCAGGAGTCGGCCGAGCGGGCCATAGATGCGCTGAATGGAATGTTCCTGAACTACCGCAAGATTTTCGTGGGGAGGTTCAAGTCCCACAAGGAGAGAGAGGCCGAAAGGGAAGAAGCCTGGGCCCGCCAGTCCACCAGTGCTGACTTCAGGGCTTTCGATGATGACTCCGATGACGAGGCCACCTTTCGATGA